In the genome of Lysobacter sp. 5GHs7-4, the window CCAGCGCCAGCAGCGCCGGCATGAACGCGTCCAGCGCGCCATAACGCGTGGCCGTGCGCTGGCCGGTGGCCATGTCGGCGTGGCCGTACCACAGCTCGCGGTCGCGCACTTCGTCGCTCAGGTGCCGGTTGACGCCGACGATGCTCTGGTCCCACATCGTCTTGCACTCGGCGTCGCCGAACAGGCGCCAGCACTTGTACAGGTACTCGTAATAGGAATCGATGCCGCCGCCGATGTGCGCACCGGTGTCGGTCCAGCGCCCGCTCTCCACGTCGATCGCGGAGCCGACCAGACCGGTCTTGGGATCGCGGCGGTTGTAGGTTTCGACCAGCGCGCGCTTGGCCTTGTCGTAGTAGACCGGCTTGCCGGTGAGCTTGGACAGCATGCCGAACTCGATCAGCAGGGTGCCGGTCTCGGCCGGGTTGCTGACCTTGCCGCGGGTCTTGCCGGTGCGCAGATTGACGTGGGTGTACGGCAGCCCGGTCGGCGAATCGAACACCGGCAGCAGGCGCGTGCCCAACTCGTCGGCGAGCTTGAGCAGACGTTCGTCGCCGGTCATCTGATAGCCCGACAACAGGCCGCCGAGCAGGCGGATGGTGACCTCGAAGTTCTGCACGTACATGTCCCGATCGAAGTCCAGCTGGGTCGCGATCAGCTCGCGCGCCTCGTCGGCCTCGGTCTTCAAGCCCATCAGCAACAGGGTGTCCAGCGCGTCCACCGGCGTCATCAGCAGCGAATGCGGATACCAGTCGTGGGCGCTCTTGCTCAGCGGCTTGAGCGCATCGCGGCCCCAGGCGTAGCGCTTGTAGCCCTGCCAGGCGTGCTGGGTTTCCTGCTTGACGCGTTCGGCCAGGCGCGCGGCCTCGGCCTCGTCGATCGTGGCGGCCGACGCGGCCGCGGCGGGTGCGGGCGTCGAGGGCGCAGCGGTGTCGGTGGCGGGCTGGGCGCAGCCGGCGATCAGGGCGGCGGCGATGAGGCAGGCGAGCGTGCGTAGTTTCATCAGGGTCACCAAGGGAGTGGAGGCATCGCGCCGGGAGCGGCGGACACTGCGGGTATCGTTAGTGCGAACTCAGGGCGCGCCGAGCCAGCGCAGGCGCAGCGTGCGACGCAGCCGCTCCAGGTCGGCATCGGCGCGCACGCGCAGCTGCACGGTCTCGCCGGGCAACACGGTCAGGGCGTTGTCGGACAGCTCGGCGTCCAGGCCGTCGAATTCGAGCCACAGCGCGCGCGTCAGCGTCGTGGCGTGCAGGCTCAGCACCGCGACGTCGCCGTCGCGGCGCCATTGCGTGCGCAGCTGCGGATCGCTCAACGCCAGCGCCTTGGCCTCGTCGAAATAGACCACGCGCCGCGACGGCGGCTCGCCCGGCGCGTGCAGCTCGAACACCGCGGCCGTGCGCTTGGGATCGGCGCCACGCAGCAGCTCGGCGTCGGTCCATGCGCCCGCGGGCGTGACCGCCAGCGGGGTCAGGCTGATCTAGCCCTGCGTGCGCCAATGCTCGCGACCGTCGAAGTCGATCACGCGCAGCGTCCATTGCGCGGACTTGGCCTGCGTGCGATCCGACAGCAAGGCCAATGCGGTGCGGCCGTCCTTGCGCAGCGCCGATACCGCCACCGGCGCGAAGAAGCGGCGTGCGTGGAACTGCAGCGCCTTCCAGTGCCCGTAGTAATCGATGCTGGACCAGGACGCGCCCGGCCACACGTCGTTGAGCTGCCAGTACAGCGAGCCCATGGTGTGCGGCCGGCTGGTGCGGTGATGCAGCGCGGCCAGTTCGATGCCCTCGGCCTGCATGACCTGGCTGAGGTAGACGAAGTCGGCGAAATCGCGCGGCTCGCCGTAGCCGGCGCGGAGGTAGAGCAGCAGGCGCTCGTTGCCGGCGCCGGCCAGGAACTTCTGATGGGCGCGGATCACCGGCGTGTCGATGCCCTGCTCGGACTTGGCCGCGAACGCATCGACGGTGCGCTGTACCGGCCAGGCCTGCAGGCCGAACTCGGACATGAAGCGCGGGGTCTCGTCCAGGTAGGCGGCGACCGGTTTGGAGCCGGCCCACACGTCCCAGTAATGCTTGTCGCCCTTGGCCGAGTCGTTGGCCTTCTCGTCCAGGTCGTTGCTGGGCGAGCTGGACCAGTACGGCACCTCGCCGGACTCCTGCGCGACCACCTCGCGCAGGTCGCGGCCGAACAGCTGCACGTAGCCGTCCCAGACGGTCTGCGCGAAGGCGGGATCGGCCTGGGTCAGCGTGCGCCGGTGGCCCCAGTCCTTCCAGGCGGTTTCCTCTTCGTTGTTGCCGCACCACAGCACGATGCTGGGATGGCGGCGCAGGCGCCGCACCTGGTC includes:
- a CDS encoding glycoside hydrolase family 47 protein; this encodes MKLRTLACLIAAALIAGCAQPATDTAAPSTPAPAAAASAATIDEAEAARLAERVKQETQHAWQGYKRYAWGRDALKPLSKSAHDWYPHSLLMTPVDALDTLLLMGLKTEADEARELIATQLDFDRDMYVQNFEVTIRLLGGLLSGYQMTGDERLLKLADELGTRLLPVFDSPTGLPYTHVNLRTGKTRGKVSNPAETGTLLIEFGMLSKLTGKPVYYDKAKRALVETYNRRDPKTGLVGSAIDVESGRWTDTGAHIGGGIDSYYEYLYKCWRLFGDAECKTMWDQSIVGVNRHLSDEVRDRELWYGHADMATGQRTATRYGALDAFMPALLALGGDLDRARRLQDSGAKMWRLHGIEPESLDYAKLQVTSPGYALRPEIVESAYYLHVLTGDPKYRAMGREFFEDFVRHCRTEAGYAALKDVTSKQQDDSMESFLFAETFKYYYLLFAPAQTLDFKAVTFNTEAHPLRLPAAKPQ